One Serratia liquefaciens genomic window, TCGCCCGCGCCGGCACCAGCTGCATGCCGAACCTGAGAAGCTGTGTGATACTCGCCGTCAGCAAGCGCTTTGCCCTGCTTAAGCCGACAACGTGAAACGTGTTGGGATTATAAACAAATATATTTTTCATAAAATCACATTACAGAAGAAACATTTCATTTTGCGATAAAGATCGCATTATGATGAAAACCCCGTTTCATCCATGCCTTTAGAATTCACTGACTTAGCCACCCTTTCTCCCGTTGCGGCGACCGCCCCACACCGCCTGAACTCGCCGCAACCCTTGGCACCATCAGCCTGTGACATCAGGGCGACGCTTACCGACCTTCGGCATTTTCATCTCAGTGCGGGCGGGGTTTTCGATGCCCTTAACCGCCGTAACAACGGGGTTTTAAATGCATCACATTTTTGGGGTGTAAATTTCATTCAATCTTGAAATTGAAATTTTTATTCCTCATACTCCAAAAATGCTTCGCAGTCGGGGTTTCGCTTAATACAGAAGGAAACGGGTATGGCTACACAAGAAAAACAGCTTGATGTCATTTGTCTCGGGCGTATCGCCGTCGATTTCTATGCACAGCAAATCGGCGCGCGCCTGGAAGATGCCAGCACATTCTCAAAATATCTCGGCGGCTCTTCCGGCAATGTGGCTTACGGCACGGCCATTCAGGGTCTGAAGTCCGGCATGCTGGCCCGCGTCGGCGACGAACATATGGGCCGTTTCCTGCGCGAAGAACTGCAACGCGTCGGTGCCGACACCCAAAGCCTGATTACCGACCCCCAGCGCCTGACCGGCCTGGTGATCCTCGGCATAAAAGATCAGGAAACCTTCCCGCTGATTTTCTACCGCGAAAACTGCGCCGATATGGCGTTGACGCCGGACGATATCGACGAGGCCTACATTGCATCGTCACGGGCATTGGCCATTACCGGTACCCACCTGTCGCATCCGAATACCCGTGCGGCGGTTTTGAAGGCGCTGGAATACGCACGCCGCCACGGTCTGCGCACCGCGCTGGACATCGACTACCGACCGGTGTTGTGGGGCCTGACGTCGCTGGGCGACGGGGAAACCCGTTTCGTCGAGTCAGAAAAAGTGACCCGCGAACTGCAAGAGGTGCTGCATCACTTTGATCTGATCGTCGGCACCGAAGAAGAGTTTCATATTGCCGGCGGCAGCACCGATACCCTGACCGCGTTGAAAAACGTGCGCAAGGCGACCCAGGCTACGCTGGTTTGCAAACGCGGCGCCCAGGGCTGCTCGGTATTTGAAACGGAGATCCCGGCAAGCTGGCAGCAGGTCAAACTGCACTCCGGCGTAAGGGTCGAGGTACTGAACGTACTGGGTGCCGGCGATGCCTTTATGTCCGGCCTGCTGCGCGGTTACCTGAACGATGAAGGTTGGGATCAAGCCTGTCGCTATGCCAATGCCTGTGGCGCACTGGTGGTTTCGCGTCACGGTTGTGCGCCGGCGATGCCGACCAAACAGGAACTGGATGACTACCTGCAGCGCGAGCAGGAAGTAAAACGCCCGGATCGCGATGCGCGGCTTAACCATCTGCACCGGGTCACTACCCGCAAACAGCAGTGGCCGGAGCTGTGCGTGTTCGCTTTCGACCACCGCAAACAGTTGGCGGACATGGCACGAGAAGCCAATGTCAGCGAGGAACGCATTCCCAAACTGAAAACCCTGCTGCTGACCGCGGCGCAACAAGCCGCCGAGGTTGCCGGGTTGCAAGGCAACAGCGGCATTCTGGCCGATACCACCTATGGGCAGGCGGCGCTGAACAGCATCACCGGGCAGGGCTGGTGGATTGGCCGGCCGATCGAGCTGCCCAGCTCACGCCCGCTACGACTGGAGCACGGCAATATTGGCTCGCAGCTGATCGACTGGCCGCAGGAGCACGTGGTGAAGTGCCTGGTGTTTTACCACCCGCATGACGCCGCCGAACTGCGCCGTGAGCAGGATGAACTGATTGGCGACGTGTATCGCGGCTGCTGCAAGTCCGGCCACGAACTGTTGCTGGAGGTGATCCTGCCGGAAAGCAATGCCGACAAGGCCGAAAGCTACTATCTGGAGATGTTGCAGCACTTTTACAAGCTGGGCATCAAACCGGACTGGTGGAAGCTGCCGCCGCTGAGCGCAGAAAATTGGCAGCGAGTGGGGGCTTTGATAGAGGCGAACGATCCATTCTGCCGCGGCGTATTGATACTGGGGCTGGACTCACCGGAAGAAACGCTGAAGGCCGGTTTTGCCGCGGCGGCGGACGCCCGCTGGGTGAAAGGTTTCGCCGTCGGCCGCACCATCTTCGGCCAGCCTTCACGCCGCTGGTTGCAGGGCGAGCTGGATGACGCCGGGTTAATCGAACAGGTGAAACAAAAATACCTGACGCTGATTGGCTTCTGGCGCCAATACCGCCCAACCTCTCACTCGTCTTAATCGAAAAAACCTCCCCTTAAACGGATTTTCGCCGCTTTAAGGGGATTTTTTTGCCTGTTTTCTGTGAAGTAACGCAACTTGCAATCGAATAAATCGCTTTTTGGTGAAATGAAACTTCCGCTCCATCTGTTAGAATGAGCTGTCAATAATTCAGGCGTCAGGCCAATACGCCTTAGCCCACACTGCGAGCCGAATGGATGAACAACCCAACTCAACTTTCGCTGTTACAGGACGAGATCCGCCACCGCTATGAAACGCTGAGCAAGCGTTTGAAGCAGGTGGCGCGTTACATTTTGGATAACAGTAACAGCATCGCTTTCGATACCGTCGCCTCCATCGCCGCACAGGCCAGCGTCCCACCGTCTACCCTGATCCGCTTCGCCAACGCGTTTGGCTTCAGCGGTTTCAACGAAATGAAACAGGTTTTTCGTCAGCACCTGATGGAAGAAACGGTCAACTATACCGAACGCGCTCGCCTGTTTCGCCAGACCTCTACCGACGATAACGTTGCGCCGGAAAAGCCGGCGGAAATTCTTAACGTTTTCACCATGGTCAATGCTCAGGCCCTGCAACAGCTGGCGATGCAAACCAGTCCCGAGCAGTTGGATCGCGCGGTTGAGCTGCTGAACAACGCCGAGAATATCTACGTGATCGGCCTGCGTCGTTCATTCAGCGTCGCCTCTTACCTCACCTATGCCCTGCGTCACCTGGAGCGCCGAGCCTTTCTGATCGACGGTTTGGGCGGCATGTTTACCGAGCAGCTAAGCATGGTGAAGCCCAATGACGTCGTGATCGCCATCAGCTATTCGCCGTATGCGCAGGAAGCGTTGGAACTGGTGGAGTTAGGCGCTAAACGTGGCGCACAACAGATCGCCATTACCGACAGCCAGGTCAGCCCGCTGGCCGCCTTCAGCGACGTGTGTTTTGTGGTACGCGAAGCGCAGGTGGACGGTTTCCGCTCCCAGGTCGCCTCTATGTGTCTGGCGCAAACCCTGGCGGTCTCGCTGGCGCTGAATAACGCCAAAGAAGAGTAATACGGGCAGGATCAACAAGGCCCGGCTAGCCGGGCCTGATGCGAATTATTTCGCCGCCGGGTAACCGTCGCTATTAATCCAGGCGTGGTCTTTTTCCCAGGTGAATTTCCACAGGCGCACCGGCCCGGCCATCACGTTGAGATAGTAGTTGTCGTAACCGGCCAGCGTTGCCACCGGGTGGTAACCACGTGGCACCTTGACCACGTCACGGTTATACACCGCCATGCACTCGTCCAGCGACCTGTCATCGGTATAGACCCGTTGCATGCAAAATCCCTGTTCCGGCTGGATCCGGTGATAGTAAGTCTCTTCCAGATAGGTTTCATCCGGCGAGTCTTCTTGATCGTGCTTGTGGCTAGGGTACGAGCTGGTATTGCCCTCATCCGTGTACACTTCCACCACCAACAGGCTGTCGGCCGGCGCGCTGTCCGGCAAGATATTGTGCACCAGACGCTGGTTGCGCCCTTTGCCGCGCCGCTCTACGCCCACGTCCGCCGGGGTGATCAGCCGCGATGGCAGGTGCCCGTGGCTGGGCGCGCTGCAAACCGCCAACTCCAACGCACTTTCCGCGCGCACTTCAATTCGATCGTGATGCGGCACATATACCGCGTAAGGCGGGGTGCGCTCAAACGGGCTCATCCGTTTACCGATGCTCGGGTATTCCGCTCGCAGGGTAGCGACAGAAGCGATACCGGCGACCAGCACCAGGCACAGCTCTTTGTCGCCACTTTCCAACTGCAGCGACTGACCGGCTTCGAGACGATAGACGTCAAACCCGACAAAGCGCCAGTCGGCATTCTCCGGGGTGACGTGCTGGATGCGCCCCTCGGCATTTGGCTGCTGACATTTGGCGAGCAATGAGGACATGGTGATTCTCCCAATTAAGTATGAATGGACCCCAAATAATTGGCGTTGCATCATCGTAGGGGCGCTGCATGCTGCGCCCGCGATAATCGGGGCGAATTTATTCGCCCCCTACAGGATGACTGGGCCGAATGCACGCAGCCAACACAGATGCAGCTTTCAGTATGAAAGGTATATACCCTAACCCAGCGTCGGCATACTGTATTCAGACACCGTTTGCTGCCCGGTTGGCCAGCGGGCGGTGGCGGTTTTCATCCGCGTGTAGAAACGCACGCCGTCGGTGCCGTGAACGTTTAATGCACCGAACACCGAGCGCTTCCAGCCACCGAAGCTGTGGAACGCCATCGGGACAGGCACCGGGACGTTGACCCCCACCATGCCGGCCTGCACTTCCTGCACGAACTGGCGCGCATAGTGGCCGTTGCTGGTAAAGATAGCGCTGCCGTTACCAAATTCATGGCCATTCACCGTATCGATGGCGGTCTGGTAGTCCGGCACGCGGACAATGCCCAGCACCGGCCCAAAGATCTCTTCGCGATAGATACGCATGTCCGGCGTAACGTGGTCAAACAGGGTACCGCCAACGTAATAGCCGTCCGGGTAACCCGCCACCTGATAGTTACGGCCATCGGCCACCAGGGTGGCGCCTTCCTCCACGCCCAGATCGATATAACCCAATACTTTCTTCTGGTGCGCCGAGGATACCAGCGGCCCCATTTCGTTTTCTTCGCCACCCTGTTTAAGCCCTGGGCCAACGCGCAGCTGAGCGATCAGCGGCTTCAGTCTGGCAATCAGTTTATCGGCCGTGTCGTCGCCGACCACCACCGCCACCGGCAACGCCATGCAGCGCTCGCCGGCCGAGCCGAATGCGCCGCCCATCAGGGCATTGACCGTCGCGTCCAGATCGGCGTCCGGCATGATGATGGCCTGGTTTTTCGCCGCGCCGAAGGCCTGCACCCGCTTACCGTGGGCGCTGGCGGTAGTATAGATATGTTCCGCCACCGCAGAGGAGCCTACAAAGCTCACCGCCTGAATGTGGGGATCGGTGCACAGCTGCGCGGCTTCTTCGTTTGCGCAATGCACCACGTTGAATACGCCGTCCGGCAGCCCGGCTTCTTTCAGCAGTTCGGCCATGCGAACCGAGGCCGAAGGCACCAGCGCCGGGGGTTTGAGCACAAAGGTATTGCCGCAGGCCAGCGCGATAGGGAACATCCACATCGGCACCATCGCCGGGAAGTTGAAGGGAGTAATACCGGCCACCACGCCTAACGGCTGCATCAGCGAGAAGCTGTCAACGCCGCTGCCGACGTCCGCCGAATACTCGCCCTTGATCAAATGCGGAATGCCGCAGGCAAATTCCACCACTTCGATACCGCGGGTCAGTTCGCCCAGCGCATCGGAATAAACCTTGCCGTGCTCGCTGACAATCAGCGCAGCCAGCTCGTCGCGATGCTGTTCCAGCAGCGCCTTAAAATTGAACATGATGCGCGCACGGCGCAGCGGTGTGGTGCGCGACCAGTCGGCAAATGCCTGGTGGGCCACGTCAATGGCCTGCTTCACCTCGGCGGCAGTGCTCTGCGTCACGCGGCGTTCAACCTGCCCGGAAGCCGGATTATGCACGTCGACGGTTTGATTGCTGCTGCTCAGGCACACCTGCCCGCCAATAAAGTTACCCACGGTTTTCATGTCTCACCCTCTTTTAAGTCCGCTGTCGCCTGACCGCCTGCGGCCGTAGCGTTTTCATCACACCGCTTGCCGGAGACTGCCCGCAAGCAGGCTAAATCCTGACCGGATGAAGCAAACTCTATTTCATTGAAAAAAAAGTTTCAAATAAATTATTTTAGAAAATTTGTTTTTAGTGCGGAAGGTCGCAGTTTTGCCACGTCACTGTACAAGGCCATTACATGCGGGAAAAAAAGCGGTCCCGGTGTTCACACGCCAACGACAGGGAATTAGCCCTGACTTTTATACAGAAATAGGCAGCCCGTGGGGAAATGCGACCCGGCCAGACGTTAAAGGATCGCGCGGTAACGCCTGTGGGGCATTTGCGGTTTTTTTTGAACTGGATCTAAAAATCAATATTTCATTATTCACTAATTATGAAATAAATGTTCTTGTTTACCGAAGCATTAACTCGACTATCACCGCCTTAATGACAGGCAGGGTCCAACCCCTTCCGCCTCCTCTTCCCTACAACCAACAGCGCGGGTGGAAGCCAGGAAAAAAAATCGGAGCAACACATGTCATCTCAGCGTAAGCATAATACCGGGTACATACTGCGAATATGCGGCATTGCGGCACTTGGCGGCATTCTGTTCGGCTACGACACCGCCGTGATTTCCGGCGCGATCGAATCCCTGAAAACCTATTTTAATCTCAGCCCCGCCGAAACCGGCTGGGCCGTTTCCAACGTGGTGATCGGCTGCGTGGTCGGTGCCTTTGCCGCCGGGCCGCTAGCCGGGCGATATGGCCGTAAGAAGGCCCTGATGCTGGCGGCAGTGCTGTTCACCATTTCGGCGGTGGGTTCTTCACTGGCGCCGACCTTCACCTGGTTTGTGATTTACCGCATTATCGGCGGTTTGGCGGTGGGTATCGCCGCGACCGTTTCGCCGATGTACATGTCGGAAGTCTCCCCCAAAGACATGCGCGGCCGTGCGCTCAGCATGCAGCAATTCGCCATCGTGTTCGGCCAAATCGTGATCTTCTACGTTAACTTCAAAATCGCCAGCATCGCCAGTGAAGCCTGGCTGGTGGAGATGGGCTGGCGCTGGATGTTCGCCTCCGGTGTGCTGCCCTGCATCCTGTTTTGCATTTTGGTCTTTATCATTCCAGAGTCACCGCGCTGGAGCGTGATGGTCGGCCGGGACGAGCAGGCGCTGGCGATGCTGACCAAAGTGTCCAATGCCGAACACGCGAAAAAAGTGCTGCAGGAAATCAAAGACTCGATACGGCAGGATCAGCAAGCCAGCCAGAAAAAACTCAGCTATGCCGATAAACGGGTCCGCTTCATTCTGTTCGTTGGCTGCATGATCGCCATGCTGCAGCAGGTCACCGGGGTTAACGTGATGATGTATTACGCGCCGGTGGTGCTGAAAACCGTCACCGTAAACGCGCAGGAGGCTCTGTTCCAAACCATCTGGATCGGCGTGATGCAGCTGGTCGGCTCCGTCATCGGCGCCATATTGATGGATCGCATGGGCCGCATCCCGCTGATGCGTTGGGGTACGCTGGGCGTCGTCGCCGGCCTGCTGATCACCTCCTATGCGCTCTATACCGAGGCCACCGGCTACTTCGCGCTGTTTGGCATGCTGTTCTTTATGGTGTTCTATGCGCTCTCCTGGGGCGTGGGCGCCTGGGTTCTGGTGTCAGAAATCTTCCCCAATCGCATGCGCGCCCAGGGCATGAGCATCGCCGTCGGCTGCATGTGGCTGGCCAACTTTGTCGTGTCCCAGACCTTCCCGATGATCAACGATAACCCTTACCTGTTCTCCAGCTTCCACGGAGCCTTCCCGATGTGGGTGTTCGCCGTCTGCTGCCTGTTCAGTTACTGGTTTATCGGCCGCTATATTCCTGAAACACGAGGAGTATCGCTGGAAAAAATGGAGGACGTGGTCATGGCAAAACGCTATCGCCAACCCCAACCCGAAATACAACGCACGCCGCTGTAAGTCGGCAAATATCAGGCTTTATCAACTCATTCAGGAGTAATGCATCATGACCATTGCGCCAGACCGTTTTTGCATCAACCGCAAGATCGCGCCAAATCTCGATTTGGAACAGTTTTTCAGCCTGGTGAAAAAGTGCGGGCTCAACAAAGTAGAGCTGCGCAACGATATGCCGAGCGGCAAGGTGACAGATAACCTGAGCAACGATCAATTAAATGCGTTGGCGGGAAAATACGGTATCGAAATCATCACCATTAATGCGCTCGGCATGTTTAACCTGCTGGACGATCAAGCCGCGTTGCTGAAAAACGCCAAGGCGCTGTTGTCACAAGCTCAGGCAATCCACAGCAAGGCACTGGTGCTGTGCCCGCATTGCAGCGCGAGCGATAACCGCAGCGAAGAGCAGAAAAAAACTGACACGCTGGCGGCCCTTAAGCTGCTGGCTCCGCTGTTCAAGCAATACGGTGTGCAGGGCTATGTGGAGCCGCTGGGGTTCGGTATCAGTTCACTGCGCTCGTCGCTGCTGACGCAGTCCCTGATCCGGGATTCTGGCGCGCCTTACAAAATCGTGCTGGATACCTTCCACCACTGTTTAAGCGACGTGGCACAGCCTGAATTTGATACGCAAATTCAGATTGACGGCATTGGGCTGGTGCACCTTTCCGGGGTAGAAGATCCGCGGGCTAAAAGTGCATTAAGCGATGAAGAGCGCATTATGCTAAGTGACAAGGATAGGCTGGAGAGCAAACAGCAGGTGCAGAATCTGGAGCGCCTCGGTTACCGCGGTCTCTACGCCTTCGAGCCGTTCTCGTCGCAGCTGGACAGCTGGACGCCAGCGGATATAGAACGTGAAATCCGTCAGAGCATCGCTCTGCTGCAAGGGTAATGCTTGCCCCTGATTTAACCGGGCGCTGCGTGCAGCGCCCTACTTTTTTTTCTGTATTATTTCAACGTGCTGACCACCAGTTGGTGGCGCTCGTTGTAGAACTTCCGGTAGGCCAGGTAGCAGGCGATGATGGTCGACAGGCTGGCGGTCGACAACAGCATGAAAGTCACCATAATCTGGTACTTAATCGCCTTGACCGGATCGATACCGGCGAAGATCAGACCCGACATCATGCCCGGCAGGCTGACCAACCCCACGGTTTTGGCAGAGTCCACCGTAGGGATCAACGAAGCACGGATACTGTCGCGGATTAGCGCCGCCGAAGCAAACTTCGGCGAGGCGCCCAGGCTCAGCATCTCCTGAATCTTCTGCTGATCGCTTTTGAAACGCTGTCCC contains:
- a CDS encoding MurR/RpiR family transcriptional regulator, which codes for MNNPTQLSLLQDEIRHRYETLSKRLKQVARYILDNSNSIAFDTVASIAAQASVPPSTLIRFANAFGFSGFNEMKQVFRQHLMEETVNYTERARLFRQTSTDDNVAPEKPAEILNVFTMVNAQALQQLAMQTSPEQLDRAVELLNNAENIYVIGLRRSFSVASYLTYALRHLERRAFLIDGLGGMFTEQLSMVKPNDVVIAISYSPYAQEALELVELGAKRGAQQIAITDSQVSPLAAFSDVCFVVREAQVDGFRSQVASMCLAQTLAVSLALNNAKEE
- a CDS encoding TIM barrel protein codes for the protein MTIAPDRFCINRKIAPNLDLEQFFSLVKKCGLNKVELRNDMPSGKVTDNLSNDQLNALAGKYGIEIITINALGMFNLLDDQAALLKNAKALLSQAQAIHSKALVLCPHCSASDNRSEEQKKTDTLAALKLLAPLFKQYGVQGYVEPLGFGISSLRSSLLTQSLIRDSGAPYKIVLDTFHHCLSDVAQPEFDTQIQIDGIGLVHLSGVEDPRAKSALSDEERIMLSDKDRLESKQQVQNLERLGYRGLYAFEPFSSQLDSWTPADIEREIRQSIALLQG
- a CDS encoding bifunctional 5-dehydro-2-deoxygluconokinase/5-dehydro-2-deoxyphosphogluconate aldolase produces the protein MATQEKQLDVICLGRIAVDFYAQQIGARLEDASTFSKYLGGSSGNVAYGTAIQGLKSGMLARVGDEHMGRFLREELQRVGADTQSLITDPQRLTGLVILGIKDQETFPLIFYRENCADMALTPDDIDEAYIASSRALAITGTHLSHPNTRAAVLKALEYARRHGLRTALDIDYRPVLWGLTSLGDGETRFVESEKVTRELQEVLHHFDLIVGTEEEFHIAGGSTDTLTALKNVRKATQATLVCKRGAQGCSVFETEIPASWQQVKLHSGVRVEVLNVLGAGDAFMSGLLRGYLNDEGWDQACRYANACGALVVSRHGCAPAMPTKQELDDYLQREQEVKRPDRDARLNHLHRVTTRKQQWPELCVFAFDHRKQLADMAREANVSEERIPKLKTLLLTAAQQAAEVAGLQGNSGILADTTYGQAALNSITGQGWWIGRPIELPSSRPLRLEHGNIGSQLIDWPQEHVVKCLVFYHPHDAAELRREQDELIGDVYRGCCKSGHELLLEVILPESNADKAESYYLEMLQHFYKLGIKPDWWKLPPLSAENWQRVGALIEANDPFCRGVLILGLDSPEETLKAGFAAAADARWVKGFAVGRTIFGQPSRRWLQGELDDAGLIEQVKQKYLTLIGFWRQYRPTSHSS
- a CDS encoding CoA-acylating methylmalonate-semialdehyde dehydrogenase; amino-acid sequence: MKTVGNFIGGQVCLSSSNQTVDVHNPASGQVERRVTQSTAAEVKQAIDVAHQAFADWSRTTPLRRARIMFNFKALLEQHRDELAALIVSEHGKVYSDALGELTRGIEVVEFACGIPHLIKGEYSADVGSGVDSFSLMQPLGVVAGITPFNFPAMVPMWMFPIALACGNTFVLKPPALVPSASVRMAELLKEAGLPDGVFNVVHCANEEAAQLCTDPHIQAVSFVGSSAVAEHIYTTASAHGKRVQAFGAAKNQAIIMPDADLDATVNALMGGAFGSAGERCMALPVAVVVGDDTADKLIARLKPLIAQLRVGPGLKQGGEENEMGPLVSSAHQKKVLGYIDLGVEEGATLVADGRNYQVAGYPDGYYVGGTLFDHVTPDMRIYREEIFGPVLGIVRVPDYQTAIDTVNGHEFGNGSAIFTSNGHYARQFVQEVQAGMVGVNVPVPVPMAFHSFGGWKRSVFGALNVHGTDGVRFYTRMKTATARWPTGQQTVSEYSMPTLG
- the iolB gene encoding 5-deoxy-glucuronate isomerase, with translation MSSLLAKCQQPNAEGRIQHVTPENADWRFVGFDVYRLEAGQSLQLESGDKELCLVLVAGIASVATLRAEYPSIGKRMSPFERTPPYAVYVPHHDRIEVRAESALELAVCSAPSHGHLPSRLITPADVGVERRGKGRNQRLVHNILPDSAPADSLLVVEVYTDEGNTSSYPSHKHDQEDSPDETYLEETYYHRIQPEQGFCMQRVYTDDRSLDECMAVYNRDVVKVPRGYHPVATLAGYDNYYLNVMAGPVRLWKFTWEKDHAWINSDGYPAAK
- a CDS encoding sugar porter family MFS transporter; protein product: MSSQRKHNTGYILRICGIAALGGILFGYDTAVISGAIESLKTYFNLSPAETGWAVSNVVIGCVVGAFAAGPLAGRYGRKKALMLAAVLFTISAVGSSLAPTFTWFVIYRIIGGLAVGIAATVSPMYMSEVSPKDMRGRALSMQQFAIVFGQIVIFYVNFKIASIASEAWLVEMGWRWMFASGVLPCILFCILVFIIPESPRWSVMVGRDEQALAMLTKVSNAEHAKKVLQEIKDSIRQDQQASQKKLSYADKRVRFILFVGCMIAMLQQVTGVNVMMYYAPVVLKTVTVNAQEALFQTIWIGVMQLVGSVIGAILMDRMGRIPLMRWGTLGVVAGLLITSYALYTEATGYFALFGMLFFMVFYALSWGVGAWVLVSEIFPNRMRAQGMSIAVGCMWLANFVVSQTFPMINDNPYLFSSFHGAFPMWVFAVCCLFSYWFIGRYIPETRGVSLEKMEDVVMAKRYRQPQPEIQRTPL